A section of the Bacillus pumilus genome encodes:
- a CDS encoding spore germination protein: MPAIVGPIYINSISGGVVNVGDSFYLSPKSSSKSALGSGAGNTGDFLILNNGISATNYVDPDLNDQNMVGNA; encoded by the coding sequence ATGCCAGCAATTGTCGGACCCATTTACATTAACTCTATTTCTGGAGGCGTCGTCAACGTCGGTGACTCATTCTACTTGTCGCCTAAAAGCTCGTCAAAGTCTGCTTTAGGCTCTGGAGCGGGAAATACCGGAGATTTCTTGATCTTAAATAATGGCATTAGCGCCACCAACTATGTGGATCCTGACTTAAATGATCAGAATATGGTAGGCAATGCATAA
- a CDS encoding spore germination protein GerPE, which produces MIKRTSQVKFSKVNSVGISSVVQIGDTQELCPKVKVLAVQRTVSLFYGNEAENLDAKEFEVYYEPIPLMLPERSVRTAFYHEKPVIKVSSIHVEGVSSSSVFQIGSTCGMNGVARVKHIRELFSNDESPPNSQMDLPAHMMVI; this is translated from the coding sequence ATGATAAAGCGCACATCTCAAGTGAAGTTCTCGAAGGTGAATTCTGTCGGGATCTCAAGTGTTGTTCAAATCGGTGATACACAGGAGCTATGCCCGAAAGTGAAGGTGTTAGCTGTTCAGCGAACCGTTAGTTTGTTTTATGGGAATGAAGCAGAAAACTTAGATGCGAAAGAATTTGAAGTGTATTATGAGCCTATTCCATTGATGTTGCCAGAACGATCTGTCAGAACAGCTTTTTATCACGAGAAGCCTGTGATTAAAGTTTCTTCAATACATGTAGAAGGGGTGTCTTCCTCCTCTGTGTTTCAAATTGGCTCTACGTGTGGAATGAATGGCGTTGCAAGAGTGAAGCATATTCGAGAGTTATTTAGCAACGACGAAAGTCCGCCAAACTCACAAATGGACCTACCTGCGCATATGATGGTGATATGA
- a CDS encoding germination protein GerPD: MNFTVVNRNIETGSIKVVGVSSSSLFIIGDTDHVQLSSIFDTPPESLIIGPFVPLAPR, encoded by the coding sequence ATGAATTTCACAGTCGTCAACCGCAACATCGAGACCGGAAGCATTAAAGTAGTTGGGGTTTCGTCCTCTTCCCTATTTATCATTGGGGACACAGATCATGTACAATTATCCTCCATCTTTGATACACCGCCAGAATCTTTGATCATTGGCCCGTTTGTTCCTCTTGCACCTCGATAA
- the gerPC gene encoding spore germination protein GerPC gives MYEYQSNASQVHGIIQKQTQQIMMLEKRLNELQQEMQMIKDKPTTTIERIDYQFDQLKIERLEGTLNIGLNPSDPNSVQNFEVGQTTAPGIGMMQQEMADQFFNQTRQLVDAFLNEEAPELLEELEQRYEGSLDESNKHHIIEDIRKQIDSRIKYYAGQLPHREDMTPLQRSEQIAEYVKHDVKRAIEHFLAHIPNETKGEENG, from the coding sequence ATGTATGAATATCAAAGCAACGCTTCACAGGTGCATGGCATCATTCAAAAGCAAACACAACAAATCATGATGCTTGAAAAAAGGCTTAACGAGCTTCAGCAGGAAATGCAAATGATCAAGGATAAACCGACAACGACGATTGAACGGATTGATTATCAATTTGATCAACTGAAAATCGAGCGGCTGGAAGGTACGCTGAATATCGGCCTCAATCCATCTGATCCAAACAGTGTTCAAAACTTTGAAGTGGGCCAAACAACAGCCCCGGGCATTGGAATGATGCAGCAAGAAATGGCTGATCAATTTTTCAATCAAACACGCCAGCTTGTCGACGCATTTTTAAACGAAGAAGCGCCAGAACTTCTTGAAGAGCTAGAGCAACGATACGAAGGGTCTCTTGATGAAAGTAACAAACACCACATCATTGAAGACATCCGAAAACAAATTGACAGCAGAATCAAATATTATGCAGGACAGCTCCCGCACCGGGAAGATATGACCCCGCTGCAGCGTTCAGAGCAAATTGCTGAATATGTGAAGCATGATGTCAAACGGGCAATTGAACACTTCTTAGCCCATATTCCAAATGAAACGAAAGGAGAGGAAAACGGATGA